In a genomic window of Onychostoma macrolepis isolate SWU-2019 chromosome 08, ASM1243209v1, whole genome shotgun sequence:
- the adam9 gene encoding disintegrin and metalloproteinase domain-containing protein 9 isoform X2: MVNAVCCRLAKGAFMWLMLHALIDCSGGSVSQQTSQLSSFEVTVPRRISRQRRNQDSADKVSYIIQAQGKEHVVILERNELLLPEDFTVYSYAKDGSLVTEKTNMMGHCHYSGYIEDVEGSSAALSLCSGIRGVIHTEGTSFGIEPLEGSSSDEHLVYRLEDVKTEPLSCGTPHFHNHDDEASPRQPTDSHVHNITFGQFGSHLIRKKRAVLHQTHYVELLMVVDNERFNYKKKNQTAVREEVVQIANYVDSMYIALNIRIVLVGLEIWSAQNFINTDGSAGEVLGRFTQWREKELVHRRRHDSAQLIINKGFGGTAGMAFVGTVCSRSHGGGINSFTNNNVMSFASIVAHELGHNLGMNHDDGRNCKCDVTHCIMNSGATGSRNFSSCSADDFEKMILNSGGRCLLNIPRPDEAYSAPFCGNKLVDVGEECDCGSEEECVKDPCCEPKTCKLRSGAQCAYGVCCKNCRFLPGGTVCRSSTDECDLPEYCNGSSALCQNDVFKQDGHPCKQGQAYCYNGQCQHYDTQCQAIFGTKAKAAPELCFKDVNSKGDRFGNCGYHSNGFKKCESRNAMCGKLQCENVQSSVIFGIKPSIIQTPIAGTTCWGVDFLLGSDVPDPGMVNEGTKCGENKVCLNFECKNADVLNYDCDVEKKCHGHGVCNSNKNCHCEYGWAPPFCEASGYGGSVDSGLTWNDKDTSTRDGLLVFFFLILPLLALGLFVFFKRNELKRRFFRKKRSQGYEADSRPQTTVSQRGNPSSIVKDGVVQTNKSASVPSYATRPPPPPFARPPAPTQHLMPQRPAPAPPV, translated from the exons ATGGTGAATGCAGTTTGTTGTCGTCTCGCTAAAGGCGCCTTTATGTGGCTGATGCTCCACGCGCTCATCGACTGCAGTGGAG GCTCAGTAAGCCAGCAGACGTCTCAGCTCTCCTCGTTTGAGGTGACGGTCCCGAGACGCATCAGCAGACAGAGGAGAAACCAGGACAGTGCAGATAAG gtgtcataCATAATCCAAGCTCAAGGAAAAGAACACGTCGTCATCCTGGAGAGAAATGA ATTGCTTCTTCCAGAGGATTTCACTGTGTACTCTTATGCCAAAGATGGCTCGCTGGTCACcgagaaaacaaacatgatg ggtCATTGTCATTACAGTGGTTACATAGAGGATGTGGAGGGCTCTTCTGCAGCACTCAGCCTGTGCTCTGGGATAAG GGGTGTTATCCACACGGAGGGCACCAGTTTCGGTATTGAACCATTGGAAGGTTCCTCCAGTGATGAGCACTTGGTGTATCGTTTGGAGGATGTCAAGACAGAACCTCTCAGCTGTGGAACGCCTCACTTTCATAACCATGATGACGAAGCTTCACCAAGGCAACCTACAGACAGCCATGTCCATAACATCACATTTGGTCAATTTGGCAGCCATCTAATCAGG AAAAAGAGAGCAGTGCTGCACCAGACACACTATGTGGAACTGCTAATGGTGGTGGATAATGAGAGA tttaactacaaaaaaaagaatcaaacaGCAGTACGTGAGGAGGTGGTTCAGATCGCTAACTATGTTGACAGT ATGTACATTGCTCTGAATATCCGTATTGTGTTGGTGGGACTGGAGATATGGTCTGCGCAGAACTTCATCAATACTGATGGCAGTGCTGGAGAGGTGCTGGGCCGCTTTACTCaatggagagagaaagagctggTTCACCGTCGTCGCCATGACAGCGCACAGCTCATCAT AAATAAAGGATTTGGTGGAACAGCAGGCATGGCTTTTGTTGGCACGGTTTGTTCCAGAAGTCATGGTGGTGGAATTAATTCG TTCACCAATAATAATGTGATGTCATTCGCCTCAATTGTGGCTCATGAGCTGGGTCACAATCTTGGGATGAACCATGATGATGGCCGAAACTGTAAATGCGATGTCACGCACTGCATTATGAACTCAGGGGCAAC tGGTTCTCGTAACTTCAGCAGCTGTAGTGCTGATGACTTTGAGAAGATGATCTTGAACTCAGGTGGCCGTTGTCTGCTGAACATACCGCGGCCGGACGAGGCTTACAGCGCCCCCTTCTGCGGGAACAAGCTGGTGGATGTGGGCGAAGAGTGTGACTGTGGGTCAGAGGAA GAGTGTGTGAAGGATCCGTGCTGTGAGCCGAAGACGTGTAAGCTGAGGTCAGGTGCACAGTGTGCGTATGGGGTCTGCTGCAAGAACTGCAGG TTTTTGCCTGGTGGTACAGTGTGCAGAAGCAGCACAGATGAATGCGATTTGCCAGAGTACTGTAACGGCTCATCTGCCCTCTGTCAGAACGACGTCTTCAAACAAGACGGCCATCCCTGCAAACAAGGCCAGGCTTACTGTTACAACGGCCAGTGCCAGCACTACGACACCCAGTGTCAGGCCATATTCGGCACAA AGGCTAAAGCTGCTCCTGAGCTGTGTTTTAAGGATGTCAACTCTAAAGGCGATCGCTTTGGAAACTGTGGCTACCATTCCAATGGATTCAAGAAGTGTGAGAGCAG GAACGCCATGTGCGGGAAGCTGCAGTGCGAGAACGTTCAGTCCTCAGTCATATTTGGCATCAAGCCGTCAATCATCCAGACCCCCATCGCTGGCACTACCTGCTGGGGTGTGGACTTCCTCCTGGGCTCTGACGTGCCTGATCCCGGCATGGTCAATGAGGGCACCAAGTGTGGAGAAAATAAG GTTTGTCTGAATTTTGAGTGCAAAAATGCTGACGTGCTGAATTATGACTGTGATGTTGAAAAGAAATGCCACGGCCATGGG GTGTGTAACAGCAATAAAAACTGCCACTGTGAATACGGCTGGGCTCCTCCGTTCTGTGAGGCCTCTGGTTATGGAGGAAGCGTCGACAGCGGCCTCACCTGGAATG ATAAAGATACTTCCACAAGGGATGGTCTGCTTGTGTTCTTTTTCCTGATTCTTCCTCTCTTGGCGTTGGGTTTGTTTGTGTTCTTCAAGAGGAATGAGCTGAAGCGACGCTTCTTCAGAAAGAAACGCTCTCAGGGCTACGA AGCTGACAGCAGACCGCAGACTACTGTGTCCCAGCGGGGAAACCCCAGCAGTATAGTGAAGGACGGG
- the LOC131545191 gene encoding 8-oxo-dGDP phosphatase NUDT18-like yields MDSMAEVLEENLEKVLKGEGLEVREFDSVPEQVKPVTLRKSVCYIVGAVIFNSKDEVLMVQEAKRECYGRWYLPAGRMEERESILEALQREVKEEAGIDCQPITLLMVQEQGPKWVRFIFLAEETGGSLKTTAEADSESLQAQWWDRESPLPLRGRDILPLIDAGIKYRRNPWFPMLQPVDFPCQVICQRLFLTFISSNGNTDTNDEHRMWLLLSSNDATSQPSLPIAVSVNAFDTIPRAAHRLVKECVPSSSMQVHTCGILGVQHNGRIPGKTDGICFNTLVLLENSEDGAENSSLPPLEGDAYKWHEVTNQSLRAKIIQRIKESLFCLFIVYTEALPP; encoded by the exons ATGGATTCAATGGCAGAAGTATTGGAGGAAAACCTAGAGAAGGTTTTGAAGGGCGAGGGACTGGAGGTGAGAGAGTTTGATTCAGTTCCTGAACAAGTGAAGCCTGTCACACTGAGGAAAAGCGTGTGTTACATTGTCGGCGCAGTTATCTTCAACTCAAAG GATGAGGTGTTAATGGTTCAGGAGGCAAAGAGGGAGTGTTATGGCAGATGGTATCTCCCTGCGGGTCGTATGGAGGAGCGTGAAAGCATTCTAGAGGCGCTGCAGAGGGAGGTCAAAGAGGAGGCAGGAATAGACTGCCAGCCAATCACACTGCTGATGGTACAAGAACAAGGGCCAAAGTGGGTTCGCTTCATCTTCCTTGCTGAGGAAACAG GAGGCTCTCTGAAGACAACGGCAGAAGCAGATTCTGAATCCCTTCAAGCTCAGTGGTGGGACCGCGAGTCCCCACTTCCTCTTCGGGGACGTGACATACTGCCCCTCATCGATGCTGGGATAAAATATCGCCGAAATCCCTGGTTCCCTATGTTACAACCTGTTGACTTCCCATGTCAGGTTATCTGCCAAAGACTTTTCCTCACATTCATCTCCAGCAACGGTAACACAGACACCAACGATGAGCACCGTATGTGGCTGCTGCTGAGCAGCAACGATGCCACTTCTCAGCCCAGTCTTCCTATAGCAGTATCAGTTAATGCATTCGACACAATCCCACGAGCTGCACACAGACTGGTCAAGGAATGCGTGCCTTCGTCATCTATGCAAGTTCACACATGTGGCATTCTGGGAGTGCAGCACAATGGGAGAATTCCAGGGAAAACAGACGGGATCTGCTTTAACACGCTTGTGTTGTTGGAAAATTCAGAGGACGGGGCTGAAAACAGCAGCCTACCACCATTGGAGGGTGACGCTTACAAATGGCACGAGGTGACCAATCAGAGCCTGAGGGCAAAGATAATACAGAGGATTAAAGAGAGTCTGTTCTGCCTCTTCATAGTCTATACTGAGGCTCTGCCACCCTAG
- the adam9 gene encoding disintegrin and metalloproteinase domain-containing protein 9 isoform X1: MVNAVCCRLAKGAFMWLMLHALIDCSGGSVSQQTSQLSSFEVTVPRRISRQRRNQDSADKVSYIIQAQGKEHVVILERNELLLPEDFTVYSYAKDGSLVTEKTNMMGHCHYSGYIEDVEGSSAALSLCSGIRGVIHTEGTSFGIEPLEGSSSDEHLVYRLEDVKTEPLSCGTPHFHNHDDEASPRQPTDSHVHNITFGQFGSHLIRKKRAVLHQTHYVELLMVVDNERFNYKKKNQTAVREEVVQIANYVDSMYIALNIRIVLVGLEIWSAQNFINTDGSAGEVLGRFTQWREKELVHRRRHDSAQLIINKGFGGTAGMAFVGTVCSRSHGGGINSFTNNNVMSFASIVAHELGHNLGMNHDDGRNCKCDVTHCIMNSGATGSRNFSSCSADDFEKMILNSGGRCLLNIPRPDEAYSAPFCGNKLVDVGEECDCGSEEECVKDPCCEPKTCKLRSGAQCAYGVCCKNCRFLPGGTVCRSSTDECDLPEYCNGSSALCQNDVFKQDGHPCKQGQAYCYNGQCQHYDTQCQAIFGTKAKAAPELCFKDVNSKGDRFGNCGYHSNGFKKCESRNAMCGKLQCENVQSSVIFGIKPSIIQTPIAGTTCWGVDFLLGSDVPDPGMVNEGTKCGENKVCLNFECKNADVLNYDCDVEKKCHGHGVCNSNKNCHCEYGWAPPFCEASGYGGSVDSGLTWNDKDTSTRDGLLVFFFLILPLLALGLFVFFKRNELKRRFFRKKRSQGYEADSRPQTTVSQRGNPSSIVKDGHQAQLLPPAEVVQTNKSASVPSYATRPPPPPFARPPAPTQHLMPQRPAPAPPV; the protein is encoded by the exons ATGGTGAATGCAGTTTGTTGTCGTCTCGCTAAAGGCGCCTTTATGTGGCTGATGCTCCACGCGCTCATCGACTGCAGTGGAG GCTCAGTAAGCCAGCAGACGTCTCAGCTCTCCTCGTTTGAGGTGACGGTCCCGAGACGCATCAGCAGACAGAGGAGAAACCAGGACAGTGCAGATAAG gtgtcataCATAATCCAAGCTCAAGGAAAAGAACACGTCGTCATCCTGGAGAGAAATGA ATTGCTTCTTCCAGAGGATTTCACTGTGTACTCTTATGCCAAAGATGGCTCGCTGGTCACcgagaaaacaaacatgatg ggtCATTGTCATTACAGTGGTTACATAGAGGATGTGGAGGGCTCTTCTGCAGCACTCAGCCTGTGCTCTGGGATAAG GGGTGTTATCCACACGGAGGGCACCAGTTTCGGTATTGAACCATTGGAAGGTTCCTCCAGTGATGAGCACTTGGTGTATCGTTTGGAGGATGTCAAGACAGAACCTCTCAGCTGTGGAACGCCTCACTTTCATAACCATGATGACGAAGCTTCACCAAGGCAACCTACAGACAGCCATGTCCATAACATCACATTTGGTCAATTTGGCAGCCATCTAATCAGG AAAAAGAGAGCAGTGCTGCACCAGACACACTATGTGGAACTGCTAATGGTGGTGGATAATGAGAGA tttaactacaaaaaaaagaatcaaacaGCAGTACGTGAGGAGGTGGTTCAGATCGCTAACTATGTTGACAGT ATGTACATTGCTCTGAATATCCGTATTGTGTTGGTGGGACTGGAGATATGGTCTGCGCAGAACTTCATCAATACTGATGGCAGTGCTGGAGAGGTGCTGGGCCGCTTTACTCaatggagagagaaagagctggTTCACCGTCGTCGCCATGACAGCGCACAGCTCATCAT AAATAAAGGATTTGGTGGAACAGCAGGCATGGCTTTTGTTGGCACGGTTTGTTCCAGAAGTCATGGTGGTGGAATTAATTCG TTCACCAATAATAATGTGATGTCATTCGCCTCAATTGTGGCTCATGAGCTGGGTCACAATCTTGGGATGAACCATGATGATGGCCGAAACTGTAAATGCGATGTCACGCACTGCATTATGAACTCAGGGGCAAC tGGTTCTCGTAACTTCAGCAGCTGTAGTGCTGATGACTTTGAGAAGATGATCTTGAACTCAGGTGGCCGTTGTCTGCTGAACATACCGCGGCCGGACGAGGCTTACAGCGCCCCCTTCTGCGGGAACAAGCTGGTGGATGTGGGCGAAGAGTGTGACTGTGGGTCAGAGGAA GAGTGTGTGAAGGATCCGTGCTGTGAGCCGAAGACGTGTAAGCTGAGGTCAGGTGCACAGTGTGCGTATGGGGTCTGCTGCAAGAACTGCAGG TTTTTGCCTGGTGGTACAGTGTGCAGAAGCAGCACAGATGAATGCGATTTGCCAGAGTACTGTAACGGCTCATCTGCCCTCTGTCAGAACGACGTCTTCAAACAAGACGGCCATCCCTGCAAACAAGGCCAGGCTTACTGTTACAACGGCCAGTGCCAGCACTACGACACCCAGTGTCAGGCCATATTCGGCACAA AGGCTAAAGCTGCTCCTGAGCTGTGTTTTAAGGATGTCAACTCTAAAGGCGATCGCTTTGGAAACTGTGGCTACCATTCCAATGGATTCAAGAAGTGTGAGAGCAG GAACGCCATGTGCGGGAAGCTGCAGTGCGAGAACGTTCAGTCCTCAGTCATATTTGGCATCAAGCCGTCAATCATCCAGACCCCCATCGCTGGCACTACCTGCTGGGGTGTGGACTTCCTCCTGGGCTCTGACGTGCCTGATCCCGGCATGGTCAATGAGGGCACCAAGTGTGGAGAAAATAAG GTTTGTCTGAATTTTGAGTGCAAAAATGCTGACGTGCTGAATTATGACTGTGATGTTGAAAAGAAATGCCACGGCCATGGG GTGTGTAACAGCAATAAAAACTGCCACTGTGAATACGGCTGGGCTCCTCCGTTCTGTGAGGCCTCTGGTTATGGAGGAAGCGTCGACAGCGGCCTCACCTGGAATG ATAAAGATACTTCCACAAGGGATGGTCTGCTTGTGTTCTTTTTCCTGATTCTTCCTCTCTTGGCGTTGGGTTTGTTTGTGTTCTTCAAGAGGAATGAGCTGAAGCGACGCTTCTTCAGAAAGAAACGCTCTCAGGGCTACGA AGCTGACAGCAGACCGCAGACTACTGTGTCCCAGCGGGGAAACCCCAGCAGTATAGTGAAGGACGGG CACCAGGCTCAGTTATTGCCACCAGCGGAG